The Cryptomeria japonica chromosome 9, Sugi_1.0, whole genome shotgun sequence DNA segment TGAATCATGTTTCTGAAGATGATTAAATTGAAAAGGATAATTGTGTGGCTTATGCAGAGGTTTTTTTCCCGCCCTCTTTGGCTGTTTTTTTGTGGTCTGGAAGCCAATTATTTTGGAAAGATTGCCTGCGGGCTTCTGCGATTTGGTTGGTATTGAAAGCAGGATTCTTGTTCTCGTTCTATACCTTGTGTGTGGTTGAGTAAGGCAACCTATCGCTATTCTGCACTTAATTGGCTGTGTTGGAATTGCGAGGTTTCATTGGCAATTTCTGAAGTTGGAGTACTTGAAACAGGAATCAAAAGCAAGAGCATGTGCTTTTAAAAGGATAGGGCTGTTTACTATTGATAATCAACTTTGTTGGTTCTCTTGCGTTAATCTGTGAGGCAATTTGGGTTGAGAACAATGCAGACACGTGTCTGTTGAGATTCATTCATTGATTCTACTGAATTGTCATAGTGGATCTAGGGATTGTGGTAGATTTACAGCAGGAGAAAGCTTATCTTATCTAATCTTGTCTTTGGTTCAGTGAGCATGTCAGCCGGTTAGATGCCTGGTGAAGTTGTGAGAGATATATATAGTTATAAAAGCAGGGGTTTATGCAGATATGGAATGTAATAAGGAAGAAGCTCTCAGAGCAAAGGAAATTGCAGAAAAGAAGTTTGAAGTTCAGGATTTTATTAGTGCTCGAAAACTTATAGTCAAGGCTCAGCAGCTTTATCCTGCACTTGAAAATGTTCCCCAGATGCTTGCAGTCTGTGATGTGCATTGTGTTGCCCAAACTAAACTGAATGGATGTGATATGGATTGGTATGggattcttcaagtagaatcgaCAGCAGATGATTCTGTTATTAAAAAGCAATACAGAAAGCTTGCGCTTCTCCTCCACCCTGACAAGAACAAATTTTGTGGCGCAGAGGCTGCATTTAAACTTATCGGTGAAGCTATGGGAGTACTGTCAGATACCATGAAGAGGACATTACATGATATTAAGAGGAGAGCTACAGTTAATGGAAACAACATTCAATCAAAAGGGTCCCGGTTCCAAACTGCAGTGAGGAATTCTTCTAATGGGAACGTTGGAATGCAACAACCAAATGCAACACAGGCTAGAATGCAAGCACAGCCGAACACAGATGCAACTTTCTGGACAATCTGTCCATTTTGTACTGTAAAGTACCAGTACTTGAGGACAGTTGAAAATAAATATCTTCTTTGCCAGAATTGTCATAGGCCATTTGTTGCAAAAGATTTGGCAGGAGGCAGTGGAGTAAACATGGGATATACCTGGAATGCATCTTCTATTCCACAGCAGCAAGAGTTTTCTAAACAAGGTGCCAATTTTAAGGGTCCAGGTTCTGTTCCCTTCGCTGGATTCACTCGTGATTGCAACAATGGTAATCAGGAGTTTGCAACCAATAAGGCATCCCAAGGAGGTGTGAACAGATCAGGAAAGGcgacaaatatcccagatgatccTCAGGAAAAGGCCAAGGAGGAAGCTGCACATAAGCAGCAAATGCAAGAAAAAGCAAGGATGGCTGCAGAGGCAGATGCTGCTAGGAGGAAAATGAAGGAAGAGGAAAAAGAGCAAAAGCGAAGGGAAAAAGAAGCTGAAAAGAAAGCCAAGGCTGAGGCAAAAGCTCGTGAAGCACTAAGGAAGATTGAAACACAAAGGAAAGCCAAGGCAGAAAAAGGTACAGGCAATGAGAAAACAAGGAAGAGGCTAAGGAAGGTTAAAAACAGTGGCAGTGACAGCGATGAGAATGCTGATGTTACACTGGAGGATAACTTGTCTGATGAGCAAACTGCCCCAAGAGGAGAAGGTGAGTTTTACAGCCGACGAAGATCAGCTAGGTCTAAACGAAATGTCACTTATAGAGTTGatggtagtgatgatgaagattttgttgaCTTTCCACCTTCAAAGAGGCCTAGAGATGTAAAAGAGGGGGCAGATGAAAGCGTGAAGGTTTCTGCAGCATCGTCAGGAGATAATGGCTCTCAGAATGGTAAACTGCAAGCTGAATCTGATAAAAGCAAGAAACAAAATATGAGTCAAAAGGATAAGAAAAATATGGGTCAAAAAGATTCGCAAACTATGGGACAAAAAGACAAGCAAAATCTGGGTCAAAAGGATAAGCAAAATTTGGGTCAAAAGGATAAGCAAACTCCAAGAGGTAAAGTTTCTGATGAATCTCAAGATACAAAAGATGAGAAACATAACCAGAAAAATAAGGTTGAAAAGATAAAGGAAGAGAAGACAGAAGAGAAGGCAGAAGAGAAGACAGAAGAGAAGACAGAAAAACCAATGAAGGAAACAGTTCATTTAGATAGCAATAAAGGGATTCATCTAAACAAAATTGGAAACAAAACAGTTAGAAATAAAGACACTGAAATTATTTCTCCTGAATC contains these protein-coding regions:
- the LOC131075943 gene encoding uncharacterized protein LOC131075943, producing MECNKEEALRAKEIAEKKFEVQDFISARKLIVKAQQLYPALENVPQMLAVCDVHCVAQTKLNGCDMDWYGILQVESTADDSVIKKQYRKLALLLHPDKNKFCGAEAAFKLIGEAMGVLSDTMKRTLHDIKRRATVNGNNIQSKGSRFQTAVRNSSNGNVGMQQPNATQARMQAQPNTDATFWTICPFCTVKYQYLRTVENKYLLCQNCHRPFVAKDLAGGSGVNMGYTWNASSIPQQQEFSKQGANFKGPGSVPFAGFTRDCNNGNQEFATNKASQGGVNRSGKATNIPDDPQEKAKEEAAHKQQMQEKARMAAEADAARRKMKEEEKEQKRREKEAEKKAKAEAKAREALRKIETQRKAKAEKGTGNEKTRKRLRKVKNSGSDSDENADVTLEDNLSDEQTAPRGEGEFYSRRRSARSKRNVTYRVDGSDDEDFVDFPPSKRPRDVKEGADESVKVSAASSGDNGSQNGKLQAESDKSKKQNMSQKDKKNMGQKDSQTMGQKDKQNLGQKDKQNLGQKDKQTPRGKVSDESQDTKDEKHNQKNKVEKIKEEKTEEKAEEKTEEKTEKPMKETVHLDSNKGIHLNKIGNKTVRNKDTEIISPESPCEKPDASSSLGLETFDVPDADFHDFDSARTEKDISDGQIWAAYDNIDGMPRFYLRINKVISMNPFKCRISWLESCPFSQEQLDWEEENLPVACGMFKRAKSDVMEGVNTFSHVMQWEKCVKKGAVNLFPRRGDIWAVYKKWHIGWKNPENGSPKFEYEMVEVLTDFSEEIGVEVVLLVKVGGFKTIFKRQKVQGVERRMKISPKELLKFSHQVPAHRMNGSEGTGVPKGGWELDPASMPPELFRIDANKSSA